The DNA region CGATCAAGGGCTCGGGCGCGATGAACGGCTTCGACACCATCGCCGAGTTCACGCACGACATCGAGACCATGTTCGACAAGGTGCGCGAGGGTGAGCTGAGCATCGATCGCGAGATCGTCGACCTCGGGCTCCGAGCGAAGGACCACATCCGGGGCCTGCTGAACGACGACGCAGAGGTGAGTGCCGGCGCGCCGATCCTCGTGCGCGTGAAGCAGATCATGGGCGGTGACGCCGGCGATGCCGACGCTCCGAAGACACAGGCAGCATCCCGGAAGAAGGAACCGGTCACCTATCGTGTCCGTTTCAAGCCCGCGCGGGGAATCTTCGCCAACGGCACGAACATCGTTCCGCTGCTGCGCGAACTGCGCGGCCTGGGCGACTGTCTGGTCTTCGGATACGACGACGAGATCCACACCCTCGAGGACTTCGACCCCGAGCAGTGCTACGTGTGGTGGGACGTCCTGCTGACCACCGACAAGGGCACCGATGCGATCCACGACGTGTTCATGTTCGTCGACGACCGTGCCGAGATCGACATCTCCGTGGTCGACCAGCCCGACGACGGCGACATCGACGAACGGAAGCTCGGCCACATCCTCGTCGAGCGCGGCGACATCACCGGCGCGCAGATGGACGAGGCCGTCACGGCGCAGAAGCGTTTCGGCGAGATCCTGACCGAGAGCGGTGTGGTCAGCGACACCACCATCGAATCGGCCCTGGCCGAGCAGCAGATCGTGCGCGAGAAGCGCCGCCAACGCAGCGACGAGAACCAGAGCATCCGTGTGCCCGTCGACAAACTCACGCTGCTCGTGAACCTGGTCGGCGAGCTGGTCACCGCACAGGCACGCCTGAACCAGATCGCCTCGGGGTCGCGTGAACCCGCTCTGCTCGGGATCACCGAGGAGATGGAGCGGCTGGTGGCCGACCTGCGCGACAATGCGCTCAGCATCCGCATGCTACCAATCGGCACCACCTTCAGCCGCTTCCGCCGCGTTGTGCGCGACCTGTCGGCAGACCTGGGCAAGGAAATCGAACTGCAGACCACCGGGGCCGAGGTCGAGCTCGACAAGACCATGATCGAGCGCCTGGCCGACCCGCTGGTACACCTGATCCGCAACTCGGTCGATCACGGGGTCGAGACCCCCGAGGCACGCGAAGCCTCCGGCAAGTCCCGCCACGGTGTGATCCACCTCTCGGCCGAGCACTCCGAGGCGCACGTCGTGGTCACCATCCGCGACGACGGCGCAGGCATGGATCCCGAGAAGATCCGCGCGAAGGCCGTGAAGAACGGGCTGATCAGCGCCGATGACCCGATCCAGCCACCGGAGATCTACAAGCTCGTCTTCGAGGCAGGTTTCTCCACCGCCCAATCGCTCACCAGCGTCAGCGGACGCGGCGTGGGCATGGACGTGGTGAAGCGGTCCGTGGAGGGCCTGCGGGGTTCGGTGTCGGTGGACAGCGAACTCGGCAAGGGCACCACCGTGACCCTGAAACTCCCGCTCACGTTGGCCATCATCGAGGGTCTGCTCGTGCGCGTGGAGGACGAACGCTACGTGATCCCGCTGAGTCTGGTCGACGAATGCACCGACCTCACGCAGGACGACCTCCAGCGTGCCCACGGTCGAGAGGTCGTCGAGATGCGAGGGCATCTGGTGCCCTACACCTCGTTGCGGAAGTTCTTCCACGACGGCCGGCCGGCGCCCGCGGTCCAACAGCTGGTGATCACCCATTCCGACGGCCAGGGCTTCGGCCTGGTCGTCGACGAGGTCGAGGGACAGATCCAGGCAGTGATCAAGAATCTCGGCCGCATGTACGAGCACATCGAGGGCTTCAGCGGAGCCACGATCCTGGGCGACGGGACCGTGGCGCTGATCCTCGACGTGCAGGCATTGAGCCGTGGGGCTCAACGCGAGGAACTCATGGCCGTCGGTCAGTCCTCGTGACAGTCGGTGAGATTTCCGGGACGCCGCCGCGGCGACGCCCCCAAACCCGGGAAAGGAAGATCATTGTGATCAAGAACGTGAAGATCGGGGCGAAGCTCGGTGCGGGCTTCGGGCTCTTGATCGCCCTGACCGTCGTGCTGGGCGTGATCGCCATCTCGAGCATGAACAACATCAAGGAGAAGTCCAACTGGCTGGCGGAGGAATACGTTCCGGAGGTCCGGATCGCCAACGACCTCGAGCGCAGCAGCCTGTTGACCATGTACGCCATGCGCGGCTACGGACTGACCGCCAACGAGGCCTACTTCGACGACGCCACGGACGCGCTCGTCGAGGTCAGCGGGGCCATGGACCGTGCCGGAGAACTGGCCGACGACTCGACCCAGCTCACGCTGCTCGAGAGCGCCATTGGCGATGTGCGCGAGGCGGTCACCACCTACGACGGCCTGAAGAAGGACACCGCCGACCGCAACGGCGAGCTCGAGGCGGCTCGTTCTCTCCTGGACGAGGCCGCAGCCGACTACATGGAAGCCACCGAGGCCCTGCTCGCCATACAGACCCAGCGCCTGAAGTCGGAGATCGTCGCTGGCGATCCGCCCGCGAAGGTCGACGAGCGCCGTCGCAAGGTCGAGCTGCTGAACGACGTCATCGACGTGGGGAATGCCACACGGATCGCCGCCTGGAAGGCCCAGGCCAACCGCGACCCGGACGAGCTGCGCGAGGCCTACGAACACTTCCAGAAGATGGACACGATCTTCGCCGACCTACGAGAGATCACCCGTCTCGATGCCGACATTGCCAAGATCGACGCGACCGAGAGCGCCGCTGGCCAGTACCAGGAGGGCATGCGGGAGCTGGAGACGGCCTGGGTCGGCCTGAACGAGCTGGGCAAGCAGCGCGACGTGGCGGGGGGCGAGGTCCTCGAGAAGGCCCAGGCCATTGCTTCGAAGGGGATCGAGGAGACCGAGAGAATTGCTCAGGAGGCCCAGGCCGCCTTGCAGCAGGCCTCCGTCGTGCTGATCACCGGCCTGTCGATCTGCGCCGTCATCGGCATCGTCTTCGCCATCTTCATCACGCGCACCATCACCGGCCCGCTGGGCAAGGGTGTGGCCTTCGCGCGCGAGCTGGCCAACGGTGACCTGACGCAGAACATCGACATCGAGCAGAAGGACGAGGTCGGTCTGCTGGCCAACGCTCTCAACAGCATGGTCGAGCAGCTGCGCAAGGTCGTCGGCGACGTCAAGTCGAACGCAGACAACGTTTCGACCGGCTCCGAGGAGCTCAGCACGGCCTCGCAGAAGGTGTCGCAGGGCTCGGCCCAGCAGGCATCTTCGATCGAAGAGGTCAGCTCGAGCATGGAGGAGATGGCCAGCAACATCCGTCAGAACGCCGAGAACGCGTCGCAGACGGAAAAGATCGCCACCCAGGCCAGTCAGATGGCCACCGAGGGCGGTCAGGCCGTCGACAAGACCGTCGCCGCCATGAACCAGATCGCCGAGCGCATCAACATCGTGGGCGAGATCGCCGGTCAGACCAACCTGCTGGCCCTGAACGCCGCGATCGAGGCCGCCCGGGCCGGCGAGCACGGCAAGGGCTTCGCCGTGGTCGCAAGCGAGGTACGCAAGCTGGCCGAGCGCAGCCAGAAGGCCGCGGCCGAGATCAGCGAGCTGTCGACGAGCAGCGTCGAGGTCGCCACGCAGGCTGGCGAGATGCTCGGCAAGATCGTGCCCGACATCCAGAAGACCGCCGACCTGGTCCAGGAGATCAGCGCGGCCAGCAGCGAGCAGAACGCCGGCGCCGACCAGATCAACCTGGCGATCCAGCAGCTCGACGAAGTGATCCAACAGAACGCCTCGGCGAGCGAAGAGATGGCCGCCACGAGCGAGGAGCTCGCCGGCCAGGCCGACAGCCTGCAGCAGGGCGTGGCCTTCTTCCGCGTCGACGAGAGTCACCGCGTGGTGCGTGCAGCGCGTCCGACCGCGAAGCCGGTCGTGGCCTCCGCGCCGAAGCCGACCTCGAAGCCGGCGTCGAAGCCCGCACCGAGTCCGCAACCGAAGGCCGAGGCCGAGAAGGTCGAAGACGCCGTGGTCGGCGTGGCGCTGGACATGGGTGCCGATGACGACGACGACGGCTTCGAGACCTACTGATGGCGTCCCGAGGATCCGTTCAGGAGGACCAGACAGTGAGCTTGGAAACCACCAGTGCCACTTCGCAGTACCTGACTTTCCGCCTCGGCGACGAGATCTTCGCCCTGGAGATCTTCAAGGTCCGCGAAGTGCTCGAGTACCGCTCGGTGACCCGCGTGCCGCGCACACCACCCTTCATGCGAGGGGTCATCAACCTGCGCGGTGCCGTGGTCCCGGTGGTCGACCTTCACATGAAGTTCGGCACCGGCGAGACCGAGAAGACCCCGGACACGTGCATCGTGATCGCCGAGGTCGACTTCGACGGTGAGAAGATGTACCTGGGGGCCCTGGCCGACTCGGTCGAAGAGGTGTTCGACATGGACGCCTCGCAGATCGAGCCGCCGCCCCGCATGGGCACGCACCTGAACGTCGACTTCATCAAGGGCATGGGCAAGAAGGACGAGGAATTCGTCATCATCCTCGACGTCGATCGCGTGTTCTCCAACGACGAAATGGCCAGCGTGCTGGAGAACAGCCTTCGCGTTTCGGACCACGAGGCCGAGGCGGCGACCGGTGAGCCCCAGAAGCGCAACGCCGACTGAGCCCGAACGGGCGGCCCAGCCCCCGCTGGGCCGGAGGGAGTTCGACCGGATCTCGAGATTCGTCCGCGACGAACTCGGGATCCAGCTCCCTCCCGGAAAACACACCATGGTCGAGGCGCGGCTGCGGAAGCGGCTGCGCCAACTCGGCTTGTCCGACTTCCGGACCTACGTCGACCGGGTTCTCGACCCCGACGGCGACCCGGCAGAACGACA from Candidatus Krumholzibacteriia bacterium includes:
- a CDS encoding chemotaxis protein CheA, whose product is MSVNPTDFAATYRLEAEELLSELEETLLELEESPDDEELVARTFRALHTIKGSGAMNGFDTIAEFTHDIETMFDKVREGELSIDREIVDLGLRAKDHIRGLLNDDAEVSAGAPILVRVKQIMGGDAGDADAPKTQAASRKKEPVTYRVRFKPARGIFANGTNIVPLLRELRGLGDCLVFGYDDEIHTLEDFDPEQCYVWWDVLLTTDKGTDAIHDVFMFVDDRAEIDISVVDQPDDGDIDERKLGHILVERGDITGAQMDEAVTAQKRFGEILTESGVVSDTTIESALAEQQIVREKRRQRSDENQSIRVPVDKLTLLVNLVGELVTAQARLNQIASGSREPALLGITEEMERLVADLRDNALSIRMLPIGTTFSRFRRVVRDLSADLGKEIELQTTGAEVELDKTMIERLADPLVHLIRNSVDHGVETPEAREASGKSRHGVIHLSAEHSEAHVVVTIRDDGAGMDPEKIRAKAVKNGLISADDPIQPPEIYKLVFEAGFSTAQSLTSVSGRGVGMDVVKRSVEGLRGSVSVDSELGKGTTVTLKLPLTLAIIEGLLVRVEDERYVIPLSLVDECTDLTQDDLQRAHGREVVEMRGHLVPYTSLRKFFHDGRPAPAVQQLVITHSDGQGFGLVVDEVEGQIQAVIKNLGRMYEHIEGFSGATILGDGTVALILDVQALSRGAQREELMAVGQSS
- a CDS encoding methyl-accepting chemotaxis protein, producing MIKNVKIGAKLGAGFGLLIALTVVLGVIAISSMNNIKEKSNWLAEEYVPEVRIANDLERSSLLTMYAMRGYGLTANEAYFDDATDALVEVSGAMDRAGELADDSTQLTLLESAIGDVREAVTTYDGLKKDTADRNGELEAARSLLDEAAADYMEATEALLAIQTQRLKSEIVAGDPPAKVDERRRKVELLNDVIDVGNATRIAAWKAQANRDPDELREAYEHFQKMDTIFADLREITRLDADIAKIDATESAAGQYQEGMRELETAWVGLNELGKQRDVAGGEVLEKAQAIASKGIEETERIAQEAQAALQQASVVLITGLSICAVIGIVFAIFITRTITGPLGKGVAFARELANGDLTQNIDIEQKDEVGLLANALNSMVEQLRKVVGDVKSNADNVSTGSEELSTASQKVSQGSAQQASSIEEVSSSMEEMASNIRQNAENASQTEKIATQASQMATEGGQAVDKTVAAMNQIAERINIVGEIAGQTNLLALNAAIEAARAGEHGKGFAVVASEVRKLAERSQKAAAEISELSTSSVEVATQAGEMLGKIVPDIQKTADLVQEISAASSEQNAGADQINLAIQQLDEVIQQNASASEEMAATSEELAGQADSLQQGVAFFRVDESHRVVRAARPTAKPVVASAPKPTSKPASKPAPSPQPKAEAEKVEDAVVGVALDMGADDDDDGFETY
- a CDS encoding chemotaxis protein CheW, which encodes MSLETTSATSQYLTFRLGDEIFALEIFKVREVLEYRSVTRVPRTPPFMRGVINLRGAVVPVVDLHMKFGTGETEKTPDTCIVIAEVDFDGEKMYLGALADSVEEVFDMDASQIEPPPRMGTHLNVDFIKGMGKKDEEFVIILDVDRVFSNDEMASVLENSLRVSDHEAEAATGEPQKRNAD